A DNA window from Streptococcus parapneumoniae contains the following coding sequences:
- the argS gene encoding arginine--tRNA ligase, which translates to MNTKELIASELASVIDSLDQEAILNLLETPKNSEMGDIAFPAFSLAKVERKAPQMIAAELAEKINSQAFEKVVATGPYVNFFLDKSAISAQVLQAVITQKEHYADQTIGKQENVVIDMSSPNIAKPFSIGHLRSTVIGDSLSHIFQKIGYQTVKINHLGDWGKQFGMLIVAYKKWGDEEAVKAHPIDELLKLYVRINAEAENDPSLDEEAREWFRKLENGDEEALALWQWFRDESLVEFNRLYNELQVEFDSYNGEAFYNDKMDAVVDILSEKGLLVESEGAQVVNLEKYGIEHPALIKKSDGATLYITRDLAAALYRKNEYQFAKSIYVVGQEQSAHFKQLKAVLQEMGYDWSDDITHVPFGLVTKEGKKLSTRKGNVILLEPTVAEAVSRAKAQIEAKNPELENKDQVAHAVGVGAIKFYDLKTDRTNGYDFDLEAMVSFEGETGPYVQYAYARIQSILRKADFKPETASNYSLNDAESWEIIKLIQDFPRIINRAADNFEPSIIAKFAISLAQAFNKYYAHTRILDENPERDSRLALSYATAVVLKEALRLLGVEAPEKM; encoded by the coding sequence ATGAATACAAAAGAATTGATTGCTAGCGAATTGGCTAGCGTCATTGATAGCCTAGACCAAGAGGCTATTTTAAATTTACTGGAAACCCCTAAAAACTCAGAAATGGGAGACATCGCTTTCCCTGCTTTTTCTCTTGCAAAAGTCGAACGTAAAGCACCTCAAATGATTGCGGCTGAACTGGCTGAAAAAATTAACAGCCAAGCCTTTGAAAAGGTTGTCGCAACAGGACCTTACGTTAACTTTTTCCTTGATAAATCTGCCATTTCTGCTCAAGTATTGCAAGCTGTTATCACTCAAAAAGAACACTATGCTGACCAAACTATTGGCAAACAAGAAAATGTTGTTATCGATATGTCTAGTCCCAATATCGCTAAACCATTCTCTATTGGTCACCTGCGCTCAACTGTCATCGGAGATAGCTTATCACATATCTTCCAAAAAATCGGTTATCAAACGGTCAAGATCAACCATTTGGGAGACTGGGGTAAACAGTTTGGGATGCTGATTGTTGCCTACAAAAAATGGGGTGACGAAGAAGCTGTAAAAGCTCATCCAATTGATGAACTTCTTAAACTCTATGTCCGCATCAATGCTGAAGCTGAAAATGACCCTAGCTTGGATGAAGAAGCACGCGAATGGTTCCGTAAACTTGAAAATGGAGACGAGGAAGCTCTCGCTCTTTGGCAATGGTTCCGTGATGAAAGTTTAGTAGAATTTAACCGTCTTTACAATGAATTGCAAGTCGAATTTGACAGCTACAATGGGGAAGCCTTCTACAACGATAAGATGGATGCTGTTGTAGACATTCTTTCTGAAAAAGGCCTTCTTGTTGAATCAGAAGGTGCCCAAGTTGTGAATCTTGAGAAATATGGAATTGAACATCCAGCCCTTATCAAGAAATCTGATGGTGCAACTCTCTATATCACACGTGACTTAGCTGCAGCCCTTTACCGTAAAAACGAATACCAATTTGCTAAATCTATCTATGTCGTTGGTCAAGAGCAATCTGCCCACTTTAAACAGCTCAAAGCTGTTTTGCAAGAGATGGGCTACGATTGGAGTGACGACATTACCCATGTTCCTTTTGGTTTGGTTACAAAAGAAGGGAAGAAACTCTCTACTCGAAAAGGGAATGTCATCCTGCTAGAACCTACTGTTGCAGAGGCTGTTAGTCGTGCCAAAGCCCAAATCGAGGCTAAAAATCCTGAACTTGAAAACAAAGACCAGGTAGCGCATGCTGTTGGGGTTGGAGCCATTAAATTCTATGACCTCAAAACCGACCGTACAAATGGATACGACTTCGACCTAGAAGCTATGGTATCCTTCGAGGGGGAAACCGGTCCTTATGTACAATATGCCTATGCTCGTATCCAATCTATCTTACGCAAAGCGGATTTTAAACCAGAAACAGCTAGTAACTATAGCTTGAATGATGCTGAAAGTTGGGAAATCATCAAACTCATCCAAGACTTCCCACGTATTATCAACCGTGCGGCGGATAACTTTGAACCTTCTATCATTGCTAAATTTGCAATTAGCCTGGCTCAAGCCTTTAACAAATACTATGCACATACACGTATCCTAGACGAAAATCCTGAGCGCGACAGCCGTCTAGCCCTCAGCTACGCAACTGCAGTTGTTCTCAAAGAAGCCCTTCGCTTGCTTGGAGTAGAAGCGCCAGAGAAGATGTGA
- a CDS encoding NAD(P)H-dependent glycerol-3-phosphate dehydrogenase — protein sequence MEKQTIAVLGPGSWGTALSQVLNDNGHEVRIWGNIPEQINEINTYHTNKHYFKDVVLDENIIAYTDLAEALKDVDAILFVVPTKVTRLVAQQVAKTLDHKAIIMHASKGLEPDSHKRLSTILEEEIPEQLRSDIVVVSGPSHAEETIVRDLTLITAASKDLQTAQYVQELFSNHYFRLYTNTDVIGVETAGALKNIIAVGAGALHGLGFGDNAKAAIIARGLAEITRLGVALGASPLTYSGLSGVGDLIVTGTSIHSRNWRAGDALGRGESLADIEANMGMVIEGISTTRAAYELAQELGVYMPITQAIYQVIYHGTNIKDAIYDIMNNEFKAENEWS from the coding sequence ATGGAAAAACAAACCATCGCCGTCTTGGGGCCTGGTTCTTGGGGAACTGCCCTTTCACAAGTCTTAAATGACAATGGACACGAGGTACGTATTTGGGGAAACATTCCCGAACAAATCAATGAAATTAATACCTATCATACTAACAAGCACTACTTTAAAGATGTCGTTCTAGACGAAAATATCATTGCCTACACCGACTTAGCAGAGGCATTAAAAGATGTAGATGCGATTTTGTTTGTTGTCCCAACAAAAGTGACACGACTTGTTGCCCAACAAGTTGCAAAAACCTTAGACCATAAGGCTATCATCATGCACGCTTCAAAGGGATTAGAGCCTGATAGTCATAAACGATTATCAACCATCCTTGAAGAAGAGATTCCTGAACAGCTCCGCAGTGATATCGTCGTTGTCTCAGGGCCTAGCCATGCAGAAGAGACCATTGTACGTGACCTGACTTTAATCACTGCTGCTTCTAAAGATTTACAAACAGCTCAATACGTTCAAGAACTCTTTAGTAATCACTACTTCCGACTTTATACCAATACGGATGTTATTGGAGTTGAAACTGCTGGTGCTCTTAAAAATATTATTGCTGTCGGTGCTGGAGCTTTACATGGTTTGGGATTTGGTGACAATGCTAAGGCAGCCATCATCGCTCGAGGCTTGGCAGAAATTACCCGCTTAGGAGTAGCACTCGGTGCCAGTCCATTGACCTATAGCGGCTTATCTGGTGTGGGAGATTTGATCGTAACGGGAACTTCCATCCACTCTCGTAACTGGAGAGCTGGAGATGCCCTTGGTCGTGGAGAATCCCTAGCTGATATCGAAGCCAATATGGGCATGGTAATTGAAGGAATCTCAACAACCCGAGCAGCCTATGAACTAGCGCAAGAACTTGGAGTCTATATGCCCATTACACAAGCCATTTACCAAGTTATCTACCACGGAACCAATATCAAAGATGCCATTTATGACATCATGAACAATGAATTTAAAGCAGAAAATGAGTGGTCTTAA